A region of the Pseudarthrobacter phenanthrenivorans Sphe3 genome:
TGGACAGGAAGCGGAGTACGCCGTAGCGCCTGTCGAACCCGGTGGCGATGCCCTGCCCGGTGAACGCGGTGGACATCGCGCAGAGCGCCAGGATCCCGGGAACGGCCACATCGATGCGGGTGGGGCCCAGCCCGTCCAGGAACGGTGTCACCGTCAGGCCCACGAGCGCCAGGAGCGGCAGGACCACCGCCAGGATGAGCTGTTCCCCGTTGCGCAGCATCGCCAGGGCTTCGTATTTACCCTGCAGCAGAATGCGGCGGAGCAGGGATGCCGCCTGCTGCCGCCCCGGTGCGCCAGGGCCGATGCCCGGCACGGTGGCTGGCGTGCCAACGGGATTCCGGTTCATCGGATGTCCTTTCCCGAAATGTCCAGAAAGACGTCCTCAAGGCTGCGCGCCTGCAGGGTCATGGCACTGGGCATGATGTCGTGGGCGGCCCACCACTGGGCCAGGGCGGCGAGGTGCCGCGGTGTCAGGGCCCCGGTGGCACAATAGCTTCCGGCGCGATCTTCGGAGACCACCACGTCGTCGGGGAGCACCCCGGACAGGTCGAGCCCGGGGCGCGCTTCAAAAGTCAGGGTCCGCACATGGTCCGCGCCCGCTTCCACTGCTGGTCCGCGCTGCAGCAGTTGCTGGACCGTCCCCTCGGCCACGTTGCGGCCGCCGTCGATGATGTAGACGTAGTCCGCCAGCCGCTGGGCATCATCCATCAGGTGGGTCGTGAGGATAATTCCCATGCCGGCATCCCGCAGTTCGGCGATCAGTTCGAACACCAGCTGGCGGGACTGCGGGTCAAGGCCGGCGCTCGGCTCATCCAGGAACAGGACTTCGGGCCTGCCCACCAGGGCAGCGGCAAGGGCCAGCCGCTGCTTCTGTCCGCCCGACAGCCGGCGTACCGTGGTGCGGCTGAACGTGTCGATTCCGAGGCGCCCAACCAGGTCGTCCACCGGCCATGGATGCGCGTAGAGGCCGGCGATGTGCCGCAGCAGCGGCACGGGCCTGGCCGACGGCGGGAGTCCGCCGTCCTGCAGCATCACGCCAACGCGGGAACGCAGGCCGGCCCCCGCGGATGCCGGGTCCTGGCCCAGCAGGGAGATGCTGCCGCCGCTGCGTTTCTGCAGGCCTTGGGCGCACTCGAGGGTGGTGGTTTTCCCGGCGCCGTTGGCTCCCAGCAGTGCGGTGACCTGGCCGCGTTCGGCGACGAGGGAGATGCCGCTCACTACCCGGAGCATTTTTCCGTCCATGCTGGAAAGCGGGCCTACATCTTTAACCAGCCCGTTGATGGACAGCACAGGGGATTGGGGCGATCGCACCCCAGTATTCTACGGGATGTAGTATTTTCCGGTGTTCCCCGGCCGGCTGAGGTCAGCCTCGCCTTACTGGAATGCGGGACTAAATTACGACACTATTGTGTTGTGTATTCCATGACCAACGCTACTGCTGTGCCTTCTGTCCGGCACGGGGCCTCCGCAGTCACCGCGGAGAGTGGCGCTGTGCCCTCGGGGCCGGTAGCTGACGCGGACGAGCGCACGCGGGACCGGGTTCTCTCCGCTGTCCTGGAGCACGGCCCGGTCAGCGCCGCCGAACTCGGCGACCTGCTCGGATTCACCCCGGCTGCCGTTCGCCGGCACCTGGACCATTTGTCCAAGGCCGGCGTCATTGAGGTCAAGCGCGTGGCCAAGTCCGGCGGCGGCGCAGGCCGGCCCGCCCGCCGCTACGTCCTCAGTTCCCAGGGCCAGTCGAGCCTGGGTAACGACTACCTGGACATTGCCGCGTTGGCGCTGCAGCAGCTCCAGAAAATGGCGGGCCCGGACGCTGTCCGCGCTTTCGCCGTCGAGCGCTTCTCCGAAATGGAGCGGCGGTACGCGCCGGAGATCGAGAAGGCGGGCCCGGACGTGGGCGACCGCGCACGGGCTCTGGCGGAAGCGCTGAGCCGCGACAACTTCGTTGCGTCGGCGGCCTCCATCGAGGCCAAGGCCCCGTTGCCCGCAGCCCTGTCCAGCGTGCAGCTGTGCCAGGGCCACTGCCCCATCCAGCAGCTCGCCGCCCGGTTCCCCGTGTTCTGCGACGTGGAAACCGAAGTCTTCTCCCGGCTGGTGGGCGTGGACGTACGCCGGCTTTCCACCCTCGCCCGCGGCGGGCACGTCTGCACCACCCACATTCCCACAGGCCGGCTGTCTGCCGGAGGGCACACAACGCCTTCAGCAGCCCCCGCCAGCCTGAATGAAGTAAACAACCATCAGCAAGAAAGGCCGTGATGACGGACCAACTATCAGAGAAAGCAGTAGCCGAAAACACTGTGATCTCGGAGATTCTGGAAAAGAATCCCGAGCTCCACGGCATCGGCAACTACGAGTACGGCTGGGCTGACAAGAACGACGTCGGTGCCAACGCACGCCGTGGGCTCAACGAAGAAGTGGTCCGGGACATTTCGGCCAAGAAGAGCGAGCCGGAATGGATGCTCGACCTGCGCCTCAAGGGCCTGAAGTACTTCGACCGCAAGCCCATGCCCACCTGGGGCGCAGACCTCTCAGGCATCGACTTCGACAACATCAAGTACTTTGTCCGTTCCACGGAGAAGCAGGCGACGTCCTGGGACGACCTCCCCGAGGACATCAAGAACACCTACGACAAGCTGGGCATCCCGGAGGCCGAAAAGCAGCGCCTGGTTTCCGGCGTCGCTGCCCAGTACGAGTCCGAGGTTGTCTACCACCAGCTCCGTGAGGACCTGGAGCGGCAGGGTGTCATCTTCCTGGACACCGACACCGCGCTGAAGGAACACCCGGAGATCTTCCAGGAGTACTTCGGCACCGTCATTCCGGTGGGCGACAACAAGTTCGCGTCCCTGAACACCTCAGTCTGGTCCGGCGGATCCTTCGTCTACGTCCCCAAGGGCGTCCACGTGGACATCCCGCTGCAGGCATACTTCCGCATCAACACGGAAAACATGGGCCAGTTCGAGCGGACCCTGATCATTGCGGACGAGGATTCCTACGTCCACTACATCGAAGGCTGCACCGCCCCGATTTACACGTCGGACTCGCTGCACTCAGCCGTGGTGGAGATCATCGTGAAGAAGGGCGCCCGCGTCCGGTACACCACCATCCAGAACTGGTCCAACAACGTGTACAACCTGGTGACCAAGCGCGCCATCTGCGAAGAGGGCGCCACCATGGAATGGGTTGATGGCAACATCGGCTCCAAGGTCACCATGAAGTACCCGGCCGTCTACCTCGTGGGCGAGCACGCCAAGGGCGAGACCCTCTCCATCGCGTTCGCCGGCGAAGGCCAGCACCAGGACACCGGCTCCAAGATGGTGCACATTGCGCCGAACACCAAGAGCTCCATCATCTCCAAGTCGGTGGCCCGCGGCGGCGGACGGGCTGCGTACCGCGGCCTGGTCCAGGTCCGTGAAGGCGCAAAACACTCGGCCAACACCGTCCGCTGCGACGCCCTGCTCGTTGACACGATCAGCCGCTCGGACACCTACCCGTACATCGACATCCGCGAGGACGACGTTGTGATGGGCCACGAGGCAACCGTTTCCCGGGTCAGCGAAGAACAGCTCTTCTACCTGATGTCCCGCGGCATGCGCGAAGACGAAGCCATGGCGATGATCGTCCGCGGCTTCATCGAGCCGATTGCCCGCGAGCTCCCCATGGAGTACGCACTTGAGCTGAACCGCCTGATTGAACTGCAGATGGAAGGGTCCGTCGGATAACGATGACTGAAATCACTACTGAAAAGGCGCGCATCGGCGCGCCCTCAGCCCAGCCGTTCATTGACGGCTTCACCGAGGAAGGCGAGAGCCTTTCGCCCATCAACGCGGCAGGCTCCAAGGCTCCGCTTTCCGGCGCTTCGGCCAAGAGCCACTCCCATGGCGGCGGCGTAGGCGTTCCGGACAGCTCACGCGCCGGCCGCCTGACCTCCTACAGGCTCGCGGACTTCAAGCCGCTCACCGGCATGGAGGAAGACTGGCGCTTCACCCCGCTGAAGCGCCTCCGCGGGCTGCACTCCGAGGTCCTCTCCGGCGCGGCGCCCACCGTGGTTGTCACCGGTCCCGAGGAAGTCACCGTCGAGAGCGTGGGCCGCGACGACAAGCGGATCGGCACCGCCGGTATCCCGGAAGACCGCGTGTCCGCCAACGCCTGGGAGAACTTCGCCGGTGCCACGGTGGTGACCATTCCGTCTGAGTTCGAAGCCCTGACTGAGATTTCCGTGGACATTGAAGGCACGTCCCTGGACGCTGCCGCCCAGCACCTCGTGATCGTGGCCGAAAAGTTCTCCAGGGCCGTTGTTGTGCTGAACCACAGGGGCTCGGCCGTTGTCTCGGAGAACGTCGAGATCATCGTGGAAGACGGCGCCAACCTGACCGTCATCACGCTCCAGGAATGGAACGACGACGCCGTCCACGCCTCCTCCCAGCAGGCGAAGATCGGCCGCGACGCCAAACTCAAGCACGTCATGGTGAGCCTCGGCGGCGACCTGGTCCGCGTCACGCCGTCGGCCCGTTTCACCGCCCCCGGCGGCGAGGCCGAAATGTTCGGCCTGTACTTCGCCGACGCCGGCCAGCACCTGGAACAGCGTCTCTTCGTGGACCACGCGGTGCCCAACTGCAAGTCCAACGTGCTCTACAAGGGGGCACTGCAGGGCCGCAACGCCCACGCCGTCTGGGTTGGCGACGTCCTGATCCGCAAGGAAGCCGAAGGCACCGACACGTACGAGGCCAACCGCAACCTCCTGCTGACCGACGGCGCCCGGGCCGACTCCGTGCCCAACCTCGAAATCGAGACCGGCCTGATCGAGGGTGCCGGCCACGCCAGCGCCACCGGCCGCATGGACGATGAGCACCTGTTCTACCTGATGGCACGCGGCATCCCGGAGGATGTTGCCCGCCGCCTGGTGGTCCGCGGCTTCCTGAACGAGATCATCCAGCAGATCAAGGTCCCCTCCATCGAGGAGCGGCTGACCGAGGCTGTTGAGCACGAACTCGCGCTGACGGACAACTAGAAGCTACGGAGCACGGTTAACACATGACTGACCAGCCAAAGGGCGAGCTTGTCTGCAAAGTGGATGAAATCCAGCTGAAGCAGGCGCTGCGGATCCTGATCGACGACTACCCCGTGGCAATCGTCAAAGACTCCATGGGGGAGATCCACGCCATCGGTGACACCTGCTCGCATGCGGACATTTCGCTGTCCGAGGGCGAGGTGGAGGGCTGCGCCATCGAGTGCTGGGGCCATGGGTCCCAATTCGACCTGCGCAGCGGCCAGCCGCTGCAGCTGCCGGCCTATGATCCGGTCCCGGTGTTCGCCGTCGACATCCGCGGGGATGAGGTCTACGTGGACGTCACCAACGTCCTCAACGGCGCCGAAGCTCCGAACTTCAGCTAGCACCACAGAATTACGAACCAACTTCCAGACAGAGAACGCACCGCGGCCGGCAGGCCCGGTGCAAAGGAGAACAAGACACATGTCTACTCTTGAGATCAAGGACCTGCACGTCAGCATCGAGACGGAGCAGGGCACCAAGGAAATCCTGAAGGGCGTCAGCCTGACCATCCGGACGGGCGAAACCCACGCCATCATGGGCCCCAACGGCTCCGGCAAGTCCACCTTGGCTTCCACCATCGCAGGCCACCCGCGCTACAACGTCACCAGTGGCTCCATCACCCTGGACGGCGAAGACGTCCTGGAAATGAGCGTTGACGAGCGCGCCCGCGCCGGCGTCTTCCTGGCCATGCAGTACCCCGTGGAGGTACCCGGCGTCAGCATGACCAACTTCCTGCGCACCGCCAAGACCGCCATCGACGGCGAGGCTCCCAAGCTCCGCACCTGGACCAAGGACGTCAAGGCCGCCATGGAGCAGCTGCGCATCGACGCCGACTTCGCCCAGCGCAACGTCAACGAAGGCTTCTCCGGCGGCGAGAAGAAGCGCGTGGAGATCCTCCAGCTGGAGCTCTTCAAGCCCAAGTTCGCCGTCCTGGACGAGACCGACTCCGGCCTTGACGTTGACGCCCTGAAGGTCGTGTCTGAGGGCGTCAACCGCGCCCACGCCGAAGGCAACATGGGCACGCTGCTGATCACGCACTACACCCGGATCCTGCGCTACATCAAGCCTGACTTCGTCCACGTGTTCGTGGATGGCCAGGTTGTGGAGGAGGGCGGCCCCGAGCTCGCCGACCGCCTTGAAGAAGAAGGCTACGACCGCTACGCCAAGGGTGCCGGCACCGCCGCTGCACCCGCTGCGGTACAGGCCTAGTAAGGACTTGCCATGACCGAAATCAACGCGGCGCGCACCAGCCTCGAGGACGTCGAGGAGGCGCTGAAGGATGTCATTGACCCCGAACTCGGCGTCAACGTGGTGGACCTCGGGCTGCTGTACGGCCTGAAGTACTCCGACGACGACGGCGCCCTGCTGATCGACATGACCCTGACCACGGCCGCCTGCCCGCTCACCGATGTCCTGGAGGAGCAGGTGGGCAAGGCCCTGGACGGCGTGGTTGATGACTGGCGCCTGAACTGGGTCTGGATGCCGCCATGGGGTCCCGAGCGGATCACCGACGACGGCAAGGACCAGATGCGGGCCCTCGGCTTCAACATCTGAATAAAGCACGACGACGGCCGGTTGCCTTCCAGCAGGAAGGTAACCGGCCGTCGTCGTCCTTTAACTCATTCCACTGCTCCGTACCTGTCGTTTTCAATCCTCAAAACGACAAATACGGAGCAATCGATGTTAGAGGGTCCGTGCCGAAAAGGTGTCGCACTGGTTGATGTCCCCGGTCTCGTACCCGGTGTAGAACCAGCGCTGGCGCTGTTCGCTGGAGCCGTGCGTCCAGGCTTCCGGCGTGACCCGGCCCGTGGCGGCTTCCTGGATGCGGTCATCGCCCACTGCCGAGGCGGCGGACAGGGCATCGTTGAGGTCCTGCTGGGTGAGGGCCTCCAGGAACGGCTGGCCGTCCGGGCCCGGCTGGCTTGAGGCATGCTTTGCCCAGAGCCCGGCGTAGCAGTCCGCCTGCAGCTCAACGCGGACTGCACCGGATTCCGGCCCCTGCGGATCCTGCTGGGCCTGGTCCAGGTTGCCCAGTACGTTCTGGATATGGTGCCCAAACTCGTGCGCCACCACGTACTCCTGGGCCAGCGGACCTCCTGAGGAGCCAAAGCGGTCCACCAGCTCCTGGAAGAACCCGGGATCAAAGTAGGCGGTGGTATCGGCGGGGCAGTAGAAGGGACCAACGGCGCTGGACGCCGTACCGCAGCCGGTGCTGACAGCCTGGTCGAAGATGACCGTGTCAGGCTGCGGGTACTGCACGTTGTACTGCTGCAGGTAGGCGGGCCAGAACGCGTTCAAGCTGTTGACTGTGCCCGTGATGCGGCAGTCCACCCGGGCATCGGCGTCGGCACCCGTCTGGCAGGCGGGGGCAGTGCCCTGGCTCTGCGGCGCCGGGGCCGCGCCGCCCGCCAGCCCCTCCAGGAGCTGCGGGTTTACGCCCAGCAGCGCCGCGATAAGCAGGAGGAGCCCGCCGCCGATGCCGCCGCCCACCTTCACTCCACGGCCCATGCCGCGCCTGTCCTGGACCTGCGACGGATCCAGCTGCACGTTGTCGTTAAAACTCATAAAGTCACAATACCCGCGGGCCCGGGCCTCAACCGGTGCCTCCCGGTAAAGTTGATCCGATGCCTTTCCTCGACAAAATCCAGCGCTGGGCCGAAGAGCGGCCGCACGACACCGCCGTCGTCATCGCTGGCCAGCGGCTTTCCTGGGCGGAGCTCCGGGATTCGGCGGCGGCGCTGGTGCCCCACACCAAGTCCGTGACCCCGCTCTGCGAGGCCAACTCGGTGGAATTCGCAGCGAAGTTTGCCGCTGCCGTGGCCGGCGCGCGCCAGTGCGCTGTTCTCGACCCGGCGTGGCCCTCCCAGTTGCAGGAGGACATCAGGCACCGCGTCGAGTCCTCTGCAGAGGCTGCCGCGGTGTCCCCTGATGACCCCCTTGCGGACGGCGCACCCGAGGCGACGTTTCTGATCGGCCTGACCTCCGGCACCACGTCCGTCCCCAAGGCCTTTACCAGGTCCCGGAATTCCTGGCGCGAGTCCTTCGAGGCCTCCATCGAGTTTTTCGGCCTCCGGCAGGACGATGTCACGCTGGCTCCCGGTCCGCTGGCGGCGAGCCTGAACCTCTATGCCCTGGCCGAGTGCCTCTATGCCGGCTCGGAATTCCAGACGCTTGAGCACTTTGACGTCGGCGCTGTACATTCCGCCATTACCCATGACCGCGTGACGCGCCTGGTCCTGGTTCCCACCATGCTGAGGATGCTCAGCGAGCGCGGACTGACCGGGTGCGTGGACGCCTCGGGGATCCGGACTATCATCTGCGCGGGGTCCAAGCTCGATACCCGGACCCTGGAAGCCGCGCGGCGCTGGGCGCCCAACGCCACGATCTTCGAGTACTACGGTGCCTCCGAGTTGAGTTTCGTTTCCGGGGCAGGCCTGCCTGCGCGGGAGCTGGCGGTCCCCGGCGGCACCGGCATCGGCAGGGCGTTTCCGGGAGTGGAGGTGCGCATCCTCGACGACGCAGGGCTTCCCGTCCCGGACGGTGAAGCCGGGAACATCTGTGTCCGCAGCCGAATGGTGAGCAACGGCTACCTGTGGGGCGATGACGGCCAGGCGCTGAGGTCCTTCGGCGGATGGTTCACCGTGGGGGACCAGGGGTACCTCGCGGCAGCGGAGCTCCATATTTTGGGCCGGCGCGCCGACATGATCCTCACGGCCGGTAAGAACGTTTACCCGCACGAGGTGGAACTGGCACTGGCAGCGGTACCCGGCGTGGCCGCCGCGGTGGCCGCCGGTATGCCGGACGACCTGCGCGGCCAGCGCGTGGTGGCGGGCGTTGTCCCCTCCCACGGGGGAGTCACGGCCACCCAGCTCAGGGCCGGTCTCGAGGAGATTTTGGCCCGGGACAAACGGCCGCTGCAGTACTATCTGCTGGCCGAGCTGCCGGTCACAGACCGCGGCAAAGTCAGCCGGAGCATGCTGCTGGACTGGATCTCGTCCCGGGACCGGCGGGTACGCCACCTTGCCGGCTGAGCTGCTGCCGCCGGACCGGCAGCCCGTCATCATCTCAGCGTTGCGCACCCCTGTCTGCCGCACGAACGGAGCGCTGCGGGCCCTGCACGCGTATGAACTCCTGGCACCCGTGCTTCGGGAGCTGCTGGCCGGCGTGGACGTTGGGGCGGGAGAGGTCAGCGACGTGGTGATGGGCAACGCGGTGGGCGGTGGCGGTAACGTCGCACGCCTTGCGCTGCTGGAGGCAGGCCTGCCGGTGACCGTCCCAGGCATCACGGTGGACCGCCAGTGCGGTTCCGGACTGGACGCCATTGTCCTCGCGGCGCGGCTGGTGGCGGCGGGCGGCAACCCGCTGTACCTGGCCGGGGGAGTGGAGAGCACCAGCACCGCGCCTCTCCGCGCGCACAGGAATCACGACGGCGGGCCGGAGTTCTACCGGCGCGCCCAGTTCGTGCCGGACAGCTACGGCGACCCGGACATGGGGGTGGCCGCGGAAACCGTGGCACGGAAGTTTGGGGTCAGCAGGGAGCGCCAGGATGCCTTTGCCCTGCGCAGCCACCGCCTGGCGCTGGCCGCCTCTGAAGCCGGATATCTTGACGGCGAACTGGTTCCGCTGGGCGTCGGCGCCGGTACTGTTGCTGCCGACGATGGCCCACGGCGGGGTCTGAACGGCGCGGTAATGTCCAGGTTTCCGCCCGCCTTTGTGGACGGGGGAACTGTCACCGCGGGTAACTCCTGCTTCGACGCGGACGCCGCCTCCGCCGTCGTCGTCACTTCCCTCGAGCGGGCCCGGGACTTGGGCGCTGCCGATGCGCTGCTGCTGGTGGGCGCAGGGACCGCCGGAGTGGAGCCGGACGTCCTTGGAGTCGGTGCGGCCGCCGCCGCCCGGAACGTGCTCACAGCCGCGGGGGTGGCAGCTGACGAGGTTGAGCTGGTGGAGTTTAACGAGGCGTTCGCGTCGCAAACCCTCGCCTGCCTGGATGAACTGGGCATCGATTCGGAACAGGTAAACCTCGACGGCGGCGCGCTGGCTTTGGGGCACGCGTATGGGGCGTCCGGTGCGGTCCTGGTTACCCGCCTGCTGGCGCAGGCACGGCGTGACGAGATGGCGGGAAGCCTTGGCCTTGCCATGATCAGCAGCGCCGGCGGCATGGGAACGGCGGCGCTGCTGGAATACCGGCGGTTGTAGCCGGCGGTCAGTCGTCCGGCTCGCCCAGCCCGCGGGCGGCGAGCGCTTCCCCTGTTTGCCGGGCGAAGGCAACTGAAGTGATGAACACCGGCAGGATCAGCGCCCGGGGATTCCGTTCCAGCCCCCGTGCACGGGCGGAATCCCGGACGTCGGCGAAGGTTCCCGCGATGTAGGGGATGCTGCGGAGCATGATGCCGATGGTCAGGGCGAACCGTTCAGGGTCGGCACCGAGTCTCTTAAAAGGTGTGGCCGCCTTGACCACGCCGTCCAGGAGCTGCTGCACGGGCGTGGTGGCGGTCAGCAGTGATGCCGCCACCACGCAGACAAGGATGTTTACGACGATCCGGGCTGCAGTTGGTGCGCCCAGCTGCCACCACTGGAAGAGCCCGATCACCAGGAGGACGGCGGCGAGGGGGCGGACAGCCGCCCAGAGTTTCCCCGCCCCGGCGCCGGTGAGCAGGAACAGGCCGCACAGTGCCGCGAGCACCGCCACAGAAACGCGCCAGTCCACGATGACGAAGGAGGCCAGGCCGCTGGCAAAGACCAGAAGGAATTTCAAGCCCAGGGGTGCCCGGTGGACTATGGAGTTCCCGGGAACGTAGTTGGCCAGGAGGAAGCCGTGGCCCCTCATCGCGGTTCCCCGGCCTGCAGTCCGTCCAGACAAAGGGAACGGTAGGCCGCCACGGCATCAGCCGGCTCTCCGTCGAACACCACCTGTCCCTGCTCAACCACCAGCACACGGTCCATTTCCAGGGCCAGCTCCAGGTCGTGGGTGGACATGATGATCTGCTGGTCCAGCCCGGCCAGGGTCCTCCGGAGGAGCTCCCGGTTGCGGAGGTCCAGCAGGGTGGAGGGTTCATCGAGCACCAGGACTTTGGGGTTCACCGCCAGGACGGCGGCGAGGGCCATCAGCTGCCGCTCGCCGCCGGACAGCTCGTAGATGCTTTGGTCCGCCAGGTGCAGGAGTCCCAGCCGCTCCAGTGCCGCGTCCGCTGCCGCGCGCCGCTCGGCGGTGTTCTTCACCGAGCGGCGCAGGGACAGTTCCACGTCCTCCCGCCCGGTCGGCATCACCAGCTGGGACAGGGGATCGGTGAAGACAAAGCCGACGTTCCGGCGTACTTTCCGGACGGCACGGACTGTGCTGTCGCCGTCGACCGTTACGCTGCCTGTGCTGGGCTGGACCAGCCCGTTGACCAGGCGCAGCAGTGTGGACTTGCCCGAGCCGTTGGCGCCGATGACGCCCACGCGGGACTCCTCCAGACGGAGCCCGACGTCGCGGAGCAGGACCTTCGGTCCGGGTGCATGGTCCGTTTCGACGGCGACTGTTACCTGGTCAAAGACGACGGCGGGCATGGCGGCGCCTCAGGCCTTCGCAGGCTGGGCGGTGCTGCGCCGGATGCGGCGGACCAGGATGTCCGGGAAGGCACGGT
Encoded here:
- a CDS encoding ABC transporter ATP-binding protein; protein product: MRSPQSPVLSINGLVKDVGPLSSMDGKMLRVVSGISLVAERGQVTALLGANGAGKTTTLECAQGLQKRSGGSISLLGQDPASAGAGLRSRVGVMLQDGGLPPSARPVPLLRHIAGLYAHPWPVDDLVGRLGIDTFSRTTVRRLSGGQKQRLALAAALVGRPEVLFLDEPSAGLDPQSRQLVFELIAELRDAGMGIILTTHLMDDAQRLADYVYIIDGGRNVAEGTVQQLLQRGPAVEAGADHVRTLTFEARPGLDLSGVLPDDVVVSEDRAGSYCATGALTPRHLAALAQWWAAHDIMPSAMTLQARSLEDVFLDISGKDIR
- a CDS encoding helix-turn-helix transcriptional regulator, with the translated sequence MTNATAVPSVRHGASAVTAESGAVPSGPVADADERTRDRVLSAVLEHGPVSAAELGDLLGFTPAAVRRHLDHLSKAGVIEVKRVAKSGGGAGRPARRYVLSSQGQSSLGNDYLDIAALALQQLQKMAGPDAVRAFAVERFSEMERRYAPEIEKAGPDVGDRARALAEALSRDNFVASAASIEAKAPLPAALSSVQLCQGHCPIQQLAARFPVFCDVETEVFSRLVGVDVRRLSTLARGGHVCTTHIPTGRLSAGGHTTPSAAPASLNEVNNHQQERP
- the sufB gene encoding Fe-S cluster assembly protein SufB, producing the protein MTDQLSEKAVAENTVISEILEKNPELHGIGNYEYGWADKNDVGANARRGLNEEVVRDISAKKSEPEWMLDLRLKGLKYFDRKPMPTWGADLSGIDFDNIKYFVRSTEKQATSWDDLPEDIKNTYDKLGIPEAEKQRLVSGVAAQYESEVVYHQLREDLERQGVIFLDTDTALKEHPEIFQEYFGTVIPVGDNKFASLNTSVWSGGSFVYVPKGVHVDIPLQAYFRINTENMGQFERTLIIADEDSYVHYIEGCTAPIYTSDSLHSAVVEIIVKKGARVRYTTIQNWSNNVYNLVTKRAICEEGATMEWVDGNIGSKVTMKYPAVYLVGEHAKGETLSIAFAGEGQHQDTGSKMVHIAPNTKSSIISKSVARGGGRAAYRGLVQVREGAKHSANTVRCDALLVDTISRSDTYPYIDIREDDVVMGHEATVSRVSEEQLFYLMSRGMREDEAMAMIVRGFIEPIARELPMEYALELNRLIELQMEGSVG
- the sufD gene encoding Fe-S cluster assembly protein SufD, whose translation is MTEITTEKARIGAPSAQPFIDGFTEEGESLSPINAAGSKAPLSGASAKSHSHGGGVGVPDSSRAGRLTSYRLADFKPLTGMEEDWRFTPLKRLRGLHSEVLSGAAPTVVVTGPEEVTVESVGRDDKRIGTAGIPEDRVSANAWENFAGATVVTIPSEFEALTEISVDIEGTSLDAAAQHLVIVAEKFSRAVVVLNHRGSAVVSENVEIIVEDGANLTVITLQEWNDDAVHASSQQAKIGRDAKLKHVMVSLGGDLVRVTPSARFTAPGGEAEMFGLYFADAGQHLEQRLFVDHAVPNCKSNVLYKGALQGRNAHAVWVGDVLIRKEAEGTDTYEANRNLLLTDGARADSVPNLEIETGLIEGAGHASATGRMDDEHLFYLMARGIPEDVARRLVVRGFLNEIIQQIKVPSIEERLTEAVEHELALTDN
- a CDS encoding non-heme iron oxygenase ferredoxin subunit, with translation MTDQPKGELVCKVDEIQLKQALRILIDDYPVAIVKDSMGEIHAIGDTCSHADISLSEGEVEGCAIECWGHGSQFDLRSGQPLQLPAYDPVPVFAVDIRGDEVYVDVTNVLNGAEAPNFS
- the sufC gene encoding Fe-S cluster assembly ATPase SufC codes for the protein MSTLEIKDLHVSIETEQGTKEILKGVSLTIRTGETHAIMGPNGSGKSTLASTIAGHPRYNVTSGSITLDGEDVLEMSVDERARAGVFLAMQYPVEVPGVSMTNFLRTAKTAIDGEAPKLRTWTKDVKAAMEQLRIDADFAQRNVNEGFSGGEKKRVEILQLELFKPKFAVLDETDSGLDVDALKVVSEGVNRAHAEGNMGTLLITHYTRILRYIKPDFVHVFVDGQVVEEGGPELADRLEEEGYDRYAKGAGTAAAPAAVQA
- a CDS encoding metal-sulfur cluster assembly factor, which encodes MTEINAARTSLEDVEEALKDVIDPELGVNVVDLGLLYGLKYSDDDGALLIDMTLTTAACPLTDVLEEQVGKALDGVVDDWRLNWVWMPPWGPERITDDGKDQMRALGFNI
- the ypfJ gene encoding KPN_02809 family neutral zinc metallopeptidase — protein: MSFNDNVQLDPSQVQDRRGMGRGVKVGGGIGGGLLLLIAALLGVNPQLLEGLAGGAAPAPQSQGTAPACQTGADADARVDCRITGTVNSLNAFWPAYLQQYNVQYPQPDTVIFDQAVSTGCGTASSAVGPFYCPADTTAYFDPGFFQELVDRFGSSGGPLAQEYVVAHEFGHHIQNVLGNLDQAQQDPQGPESGAVRVELQADCYAGLWAKHASSQPGPDGQPFLEALTQQDLNDALSAASAVGDDRIQEAATGRVTPEAWTHGSSEQRQRWFYTGYETGDINQCDTFSARTL
- a CDS encoding class I adenylate-forming enzyme family protein, producing the protein MPFLDKIQRWAEERPHDTAVVIAGQRLSWAELRDSAAALVPHTKSVTPLCEANSVEFAAKFAAAVAGARQCAVLDPAWPSQLQEDIRHRVESSAEAAAVSPDDPLADGAPEATFLIGLTSGTTSVPKAFTRSRNSWRESFEASIEFFGLRQDDVTLAPGPLAASLNLYALAECLYAGSEFQTLEHFDVGAVHSAITHDRVTRLVLVPTMLRMLSERGLTGCVDASGIRTIICAGSKLDTRTLEAARRWAPNATIFEYYGASELSFVSGAGLPARELAVPGGTGIGRAFPGVEVRILDDAGLPVPDGEAGNICVRSRMVSNGYLWGDDGQALRSFGGWFTVGDQGYLAAAELHILGRRADMILTAGKNVYPHEVELALAAVPGVAAAVAAGMPDDLRGQRVVAGVVPSHGGVTATQLRAGLEEILARDKRPLQYYLLAELPVTDRGKVSRSMLLDWISSRDRRVRHLAG
- a CDS encoding thiolase family protein; the encoded protein is MPAELLPPDRQPVIISALRTPVCRTNGALRALHAYELLAPVLRELLAGVDVGAGEVSDVVMGNAVGGGGNVARLALLEAGLPVTVPGITVDRQCGSGLDAIVLAARLVAAGGNPLYLAGGVESTSTAPLRAHRNHDGGPEFYRRAQFVPDSYGDPDMGVAAETVARKFGVSRERQDAFALRSHRLALAASEAGYLDGELVPLGVGAGTVAADDGPRRGLNGAVMSRFPPAFVDGGTVTAGNSCFDADAASAVVVTSLERARDLGAADALLLVGAGTAGVEPDVLGVGAAAAARNVLTAAGVAADEVELVEFNEAFASQTLACLDELGIDSEQVNLDGGALALGHAYGASGAVLVTRLLAQARRDEMAGSLGLAMISSAGGMGTAALLEYRRL
- a CDS encoding energy-coupling factor transporter transmembrane component T family protein, which translates into the protein MRGHGFLLANYVPGNSIVHRAPLGLKFLLVFASGLASFVIVDWRVSVAVLAALCGLFLLTGAGAGKLWAAVRPLAAVLLVIGLFQWWQLGAPTAARIVVNILVCVVAASLLTATTPVQQLLDGVVKAATPFKRLGADPERFALTIGIMLRSIPYIAGTFADVRDSARARGLERNPRALILPVFITSVAFARQTGEALAARGLGEPDD